One genomic region from Mytilus trossulus isolate FHL-02 chromosome 9, PNRI_Mtr1.1.1.hap1, whole genome shotgun sequence encodes:
- the LOC134684186 gene encoding uncharacterized protein LOC134684186 isoform X3: MSKIQNTNPTVELFGFQDVMMHMAGGYRISFYVSETDCKDPSSLPGEFHEPFGGTVDFYFQYTEDNVLTAQFSMSKFERNSTGGLVTILRQAFLTQTDEVYWMVSVLTPDKSEVISSWSFACAFGNNTKNSNDVRFFADETSQPQQLHSFDDIKSALMTGSRVWYNAMFFLCKGDVPWTVTGGHVRDFDITVSNSQEIISSSLNALVRRTGTVQSEYIVVTSAIHDNRIVNFEVTDNYAKTFNTVFNGTKMCYLQTTMPGGTVNYYVV, from the exons ATGTCAAAAATACAGAACACTAACCCTAC GGTTGAACTGTTTGGTTTCCAAGACGTCATGATGCATATGGCTGGTGGATACAGAATATCATTTTATGTATCGGAAACAGACTGTAAAGACCCGTCGTCTTTGCCTGGAGAATTTCACGAACCCTTTGGTGGAACAGTTGACTTCTACTTCCAATACACTGAAGACAATGTTTTGACAGCGCAATTCTCAATGTCAAAATTCGAAAGAAACTCCACAG GAGGTCTGGTAACCATTCTTCGGCAAGCTTTCTTAACACAAACAGACGAAGTTTACTGGATGGTATCAGTTCTTACACCAGACAAATCTGAAGTTATCTCATCTTGGTCCTTTGCTTGCGCATTtggtaacaatacaaaaaa CAGCAACGATGTGAGATTTTTTGCAGACGAAACATCACAACCACAACAGTTGCATTCCTTTGATGATATCAAATCCGCTTTAATGACGGGAAGCCGAGTGTGGTATAACGCAATGTTTTTTCTCTGTAAAGGAGATGTTCCCTGGACAGTTACCGGTGGTCACGTGAGAG ATTTTGATATAACTGTCTCAAACTCTCAAGAGATCATCAGTTCCTCTTTGAATGCTCTGGTACGTCGGACAGGTACAGTACAGTCAGAATACATTGTTGTTACGAGTGCAATCCATGACAACAGGATTGTTAACTTCGAAGTGACGGATAACTATGCTAAGACATTTAACACGGTCTTCAATGGAACGAAAATGTGTTACCTACAAACAACAATGCCTGGTGGAACTGTCAATTATTATGTTGTGTGA
- the LOC134684186 gene encoding uncharacterized protein LOC134684186 isoform X1 — MFRTVCAICYFYIIYGDRMSKIQNTNPTVELFGFQDVMMHMAGGYRISFYVSETDCKDPSSLPGEFHEPFGGTVDFYFQYTEDNVLTAQFSMSKFERNSTGGLVTILRQAFLTQTDEVYWMVSVLTPDKSEVISSWSFACAFGNNTKNSNDVRFFADETSQPQQLHSFDDIKSALMTGSRVWYNAMFFLCKGDVPWTVTGGHVRDFDITVSNSQEIISSSLNALVRRTGTVQSEYIVVTSAIHDNRIVNFEVTDNYAKTFNTVFNGTKMCYLQTTMPGGTVNYYVV; from the exons ATGTTCAGGACAGTGTGTGCAATAT GTTACTTTTACATTATTTATGGCGACAGGATGTCAAAAATACAGAACACTAACCCTAC GGTTGAACTGTTTGGTTTCCAAGACGTCATGATGCATATGGCTGGTGGATACAGAATATCATTTTATGTATCGGAAACAGACTGTAAAGACCCGTCGTCTTTGCCTGGAGAATTTCACGAACCCTTTGGTGGAACAGTTGACTTCTACTTCCAATACACTGAAGACAATGTTTTGACAGCGCAATTCTCAATGTCAAAATTCGAAAGAAACTCCACAG GAGGTCTGGTAACCATTCTTCGGCAAGCTTTCTTAACACAAACAGACGAAGTTTACTGGATGGTATCAGTTCTTACACCAGACAAATCTGAAGTTATCTCATCTTGGTCCTTTGCTTGCGCATTtggtaacaatacaaaaaa CAGCAACGATGTGAGATTTTTTGCAGACGAAACATCACAACCACAACAGTTGCATTCCTTTGATGATATCAAATCCGCTTTAATGACGGGAAGCCGAGTGTGGTATAACGCAATGTTTTTTCTCTGTAAAGGAGATGTTCCCTGGACAGTTACCGGTGGTCACGTGAGAG ATTTTGATATAACTGTCTCAAACTCTCAAGAGATCATCAGTTCCTCTTTGAATGCTCTGGTACGTCGGACAGGTACAGTACAGTCAGAATACATTGTTGTTACGAGTGCAATCCATGACAACAGGATTGTTAACTTCGAAGTGACGGATAACTATGCTAAGACATTTAACACGGTCTTCAATGGAACGAAAATGTGTTACCTACAAACAACAATGCCTGGTGGAACTGTCAATTATTATGTTGTGTGA
- the LOC134684186 gene encoding uncharacterized protein LOC134684186 isoform X2, protein MFRTVCAICYFYIIYGDRMSKIQNTNPTVELFGFQDVMMHMAGGYRISFYVSETDCKDPSSLPGEFHEPFGGTVDFYFQYTEDNVLTAQFSMSKFERNSTGGLVTILRQAFLTQTDEVYWMVSVLTPDKSEVISSWSFACAFGNNTKNNDVRFFADETSQPQQLHSFDDIKSALMTGSRVWYNAMFFLCKGDVPWTVTGGHVRDFDITVSNSQEIISSSLNALVRRTGTVQSEYIVVTSAIHDNRIVNFEVTDNYAKTFNTVFNGTKMCYLQTTMPGGTVNYYVV, encoded by the exons ATGTTCAGGACAGTGTGTGCAATAT GTTACTTTTACATTATTTATGGCGACAGGATGTCAAAAATACAGAACACTAACCCTAC GGTTGAACTGTTTGGTTTCCAAGACGTCATGATGCATATGGCTGGTGGATACAGAATATCATTTTATGTATCGGAAACAGACTGTAAAGACCCGTCGTCTTTGCCTGGAGAATTTCACGAACCCTTTGGTGGAACAGTTGACTTCTACTTCCAATACACTGAAGACAATGTTTTGACAGCGCAATTCTCAATGTCAAAATTCGAAAGAAACTCCACAG GAGGTCTGGTAACCATTCTTCGGCAAGCTTTCTTAACACAAACAGACGAAGTTTACTGGATGGTATCAGTTCTTACACCAGACAAATCTGAAGTTATCTCATCTTGGTCCTTTGCTTGCGCATTtggtaacaatacaaaaaa CAACGATGTGAGATTTTTTGCAGACGAAACATCACAACCACAACAGTTGCATTCCTTTGATGATATCAAATCCGCTTTAATGACGGGAAGCCGAGTGTGGTATAACGCAATGTTTTTTCTCTGTAAAGGAGATGTTCCCTGGACAGTTACCGGTGGTCACGTGAGAG ATTTTGATATAACTGTCTCAAACTCTCAAGAGATCATCAGTTCCTCTTTGAATGCTCTGGTACGTCGGACAGGTACAGTACAGTCAGAATACATTGTTGTTACGAGTGCAATCCATGACAACAGGATTGTTAACTTCGAAGTGACGGATAACTATGCTAAGACATTTAACACGGTCTTCAATGGAACGAAAATGTGTTACCTACAAACAACAATGCCTGGTGGAACTGTCAATTATTATGTTGTGTGA
- the LOC134684916 gene encoding E3 SUMO-protein ligase ZBED1-like, with translation MLKENILSDLKMSSKSVLEHFTVPDDFQNGNTFKGKCMHCGTLISGSYKVTSNFVTHMKRKHRDLYILHSENKEIQPTLTQCIKKSVKYSPSDPKQLEMTNALIMFIAGDLLPLSIVESEEFKNLMEKADTKYQVPSRKHLSSKLLHEKSVEIKNNLVNTLKRAESVCLTIDLWSSRQMRGFLLFQPHLHQLNAYLALLEKQLGRKGADWLMEHLKS, from the exons atgttgaaagaaaacattttatcaGATTTAAAAATGAGCTCCAAGAGTGTACTGGAACATTTTACTGTTCCTGATGACTTCCAAAATGGAAATACTTTCAAAGGAAAATGTATGCATTGTGGCACCCTCATTAGTGGAAGTTATAAAGTTACATCCAACTTTGTTACACATATGAAG AGAAAACACAGAGATTTGTACATTCTGCATTCTGAGAATAAAGAAATTCAACCAACATTGAcacaatgcataaaaaaaagtgtaaaatattCACCGTCTGATCCAAAACAGTTAGAAATGACAAATGCTCTTATAATGTTCATAGCTGGGGATCTTTTACCACTCTCTATTGTCGAAAGTGAAGAATTTAAAAACTTGATGGAAAAAGCTGACACTAAGTATCAAGTGCCTAGCAGAAAGCATTTATCTTCGAAACTTCTACATGAAAAATcggttgaaataaaaaataaccttGTAAATACTCTTAAAAGAGCTGAAAGTGTGTGTTTAACCATTGATCTCTGGTCTAGTAGACAAATGAGAGGATTTTTGCTATTCCAGCCACATCTGCACCAGTTGAACGCTTATTTAGCACTGCTGGAAAAACAATTAGGCCGGAAAGGTGCAGACTGGCTGATGGAACATTTGAAAAGCTGA